DNA sequence from the Acipenser ruthenus chromosome 8, fAciRut3.2 maternal haplotype, whole genome shotgun sequence genome:
agttacggtttaagcttgaagccacaGAAAATCCCTTCCAAAAATGTGACAATAAAATTAACATTAATGGTGCTGCTTGAAGCCATACAAGTCAGGAAATGCTACACCACCCATCAACTCAACTGCAGtcaggttaggcttttagcagagaCACTGAGGATGTGACGGGCAGGGTAGCATTCAATGagaaggggagcagtgaaaatccaTGTCCAATCCCATTTCCACTGCGCCCCTGATCATCTGCTGTTGAACGCTGTTGAGATGTATTAATGAGGGTGGTTTTAAAAATTCATTTTGCTGCCTCGTTATCTTCAGTAACATTCCTATTTACACTGCAGTATACCTTGAGAATCGTCCATTCAGTTACGTAAACTGCAATTCGCATTTGAAAGAGATGTTATTTTTCTAACAGTAGCTATCGCAGAAACCCTACAGTACCCGGGTGGTGTTGTGCCCCATCGTCTCAGCAGTGTAGCAGTGTTCACCTGTGCTCCGCAGTGGTGTATTTCAGTAGCTCTGCCAGCTGCAGGGGGTATTTGCAGATCTTCTGGACGGGGGTGAGCAGGAAGCCGTCGATGGCGATGTCGATCATCTGCTGAAGCAGGCGACATGCCTCAAAGAAGTGCCGGTAGCGGCTGTGCTTCATCAGCCTGGAGAGCTCGGCGCAGGCACTGGGGTGATTGTTACAGTACTCCGAGTAGATGGCAAAGCCTTCCTGCTGCGAAGGGAAAGGACACTGCTAGGACCTCTGGGGTTGAGGAATCACACTGTTCAGCATCTACAACTCACAGGGACTGGAGTGCAGGCTGGAGATCTGTTTGCTAAGACGCAGAGCTGGTTTACTGCTGAACCGGCACACATGGAAACATGGAAAGTATTTCTTTCAAATGCAGATATAGAAAAGCTCAATACATGGACCCGGGTGCCCATTTTCAACATGAGATTATACTGTAATAATCTAAAAGCACACAAAcctcattctcaaactgaacacaatgCAGTCAGTGTCTTGGTTTTAAATCCAGGTTCATTTTCAATGGATATTTGAATCTATGCATTATCTTTAACTCaatgtaaaggcaagcttgtACAAAGTTACTGATAAGAAGCCATTTCTTATTCGGGTTTGATATATGGAGGTTGTCGGGGTCTTGTCATCTTCTGTAGCaatatatcttattagcagggtgtgtgtgtcaaatgcatggaCTGGGAGTATGTTTATCACATTACATTAGAAgtgaccgagagagagagagagagagagagagagagagagagaaggtatgAGAGGATACCAAGCTGCGCTGGAGAACAGGTACAAAAAGAAAGAATCGTTGAAGAATGATGTcaccacaggttaggtataaaGAGGCTTGTTTAGAGCTCTCTTTTTAGACCAGAGGAAGAAGAGAAGACTGTCACACTCTGTGTCTCTGGACCTGGTAACTATGCTCATTAATACCTGTTTTGCATTGCATGGTGTTACTGAAGTTCAATAAAGCATTATATTAAACTGACTGATTGCTGTATTGAGGGCACGGCCAGTGATTTCTGAGCTGGGAAATGCTAGTGACTTCATAATGTCAGTGTGCAGGCTAGAGACTCACGTGCTGGAGGAAGCAGGAGCCGATCTCACTCAGGTGCGCTTCTTCTTTGTTGTATTGCTTCTCGAGGTCCTTCAGGAACTTCCTTTGGAATTTGTAGATTTCTTCGATGTTGCCGAAAATGGTGCCGAGCTGAGCTTCGGTGAACATGCCAGTGTGTTTCTTGCACTGCCTGATATAGCCCTGCAATAAACCAGGACACAGCATGTTAGAAAAGGAAGGGCTCTGAACTAAGAGAAAGTCTCACTGATATAGCCCTGCAGTAAACCAGGACACAGCATGTTAGAAAAGGAAGGGCACTGAACTAAGAGAAAGTCTCACTGATATAGCCCTGCAGTAAACTAGGACACAGCATGTTAGAAAAGGAAGGGCACTGAACTAAGAGAAAGTCTCACTGATATAGCCCTGCAGTAAACTAGGACACAGCATGTTAGAAAAGGAAGGGCTCTGAACTAAGAGAAAGCCTCACTGATGAAGGCATgagccaaaataataataatgtttcctaCAGCTCTACCTACAGTATCCTTACTTGGCATCTGCAGAGTTGAAGTGAATCACAGATGAACAAAACCTGCGTCTCACTGACTTTAAAGAGGACATGTACAAGCTGCCTTTTTCTAGCTGTaagaggcagtgtgtttccatgcctGCAGTGCACTTCACTGTGAACCTGCTTGGTTTCTGTGCTCCCCGTTAATGAAGAGCTTGTGTAGTTTGTAGAGCGCGTACCTCGCAGATGTCCCTCAGGTGTTTGATGTAGACCCTCTCCGTGTTCATGATCTCTTTGATGACGTTGGTCCTCATCTGGTCTTTGTTCTCGGAGCTCTTGTGCCGGGGTTTGCTGGAGGAGGGGTCCTGTTCCTCATCCTGGGTGCTCTCCACGCTTCCCGCCACGCAATCCTCCTGGTTCACACGCAGCTGCCAGGACAACCAGGAAGAAAACAACCAAGAGAAACGTTACTATTCAGCTTTTACAGGAGCCCGTTACGGAATTGCTACTCCCTGCTTCGGAAGTCAGAAATTATTCCAAAGATTATCTGCAGCTCACAAGACTGAACACCAGAGAATACCAGCTATAGTGTGCCAACCAACATTTATCAGCAATAGAAATAAATCTAGTTATGTTTTGCCCTTATTGTCAGACCTTTACTTTATGATTCAGTGCTTAAGTTAAGGATGGAGCCTTAAATACTACTCTTTCATTACTTACATGgccacatttacatttacatgaaTTACAATTACACGAGGGAGGCATTCTGCACCGATCACCAGCCACAGGTATGCGTCTTTGTATCAGGTGACGTTTTCCTGTGCACTATGCTGGGAAAATGTTTGCTTGGAGTGGCTGAGGCAGATTGAATTTTGTCTAATGACTTTTGGTGCAGCGATAACTCAAGTTTACTGCCCTTCTAGTATTTAACCGcagtgagattaaaaaaaaaagattcagcacACACACTGCTTTAAGGGCCTGAGTTTAACAACATTGCAAGTTATGAACCAGACACTGCAACCTAGAATTCACACTATGATAAACTGTGACACACTGTGATACTGCTGCAGCCTAACAGACGTCTGTATTAACGGTTTGCATGCCACCTACTCTGACAAAGCTTGCAGGGAACCAGGCCTCCGTGTCCTCTATCATCCCCCACCACCAGTCCTTGTTGGAGGCATCGAGGACCCGAATGACATCTCCAGCTTTGAACGTTAGCTCCTGATCGTCCATGGTGACGTGATCCCACAGCGCCTCTGCATACACTGTGCTGCCATCGCCGATCAGCTGTAGGACAGGGGAGAGATGTTAACATGAGCAGAGTCTGGAGACCAGCTGTAGGACAGGGGAGAGACGTTAACATGAGCAGAGTCTGGGGACCAGCTGCAGGACAGGGGAGAGACGTTAACATGAGCAGTGTCTGGAGACCAGCTGCAGGACAGGGGAGAGACGTTAACATGAGCAGAGTCTGGAGACCAGCTGCAGGACAGGGGAGAGATGTTAACATGAGCAGAGTCTGGGGACCAGCTGTAGGACAGGGGAGAGACGTTAACATGAGCAGAGTCTGGAGACCAGCTGCAGGACAGGGGAGAGACGTTAACATGAGCAGAGTCTGGAGACCAGCTGTAGGACAGGGGAGAGACGTTAACATGAGCAGAGTCTGGGGACCAGCTGCAGGACAGGGGAGAGACGTTAACATGAGCAGAGTCTGGAGACCAGCTGCAGGACAGGGGAGAGACGTTAACATGAGCAGAGTCTGGGGACCAGCTGCAGGTCAGGGGAGAGACGTTAACATGAGCAGAGTCTGGGGACCAGCTGCAGGACAGGGGAGAGACATTAACATGAGCAGAGTCTGGGGACCAGCTGCAGGACAGGGGAGAGACGTTAACATGAGCAGAGTCTGGAGACCAGCTGCAGGACAGGGGAGAGACGTTAACATGAGCAGAGTCTGGGGACCAGCTGCAGGACAGGGGAGAGACATTAACATGAGCAGAGTCTGGGGACCAGCTGCAGGACAGGGGAGAGACGTTAACATGAGCAGAGTCTGGGGACCAGCTGCAGGACAGGGGAGAGACATTAACATGAGCAGAGTCTGGGGACCAGCTGCAGGACAGGGGGGAGAGACGTTAACATGAGCAGAGTCTGGGGAATTATTATGTGACAAGAACAGTGCAATTTCTTTGTTAATAGGAATGATGACATTCTCCTTCAAATTCTGCAAAATGCACAGAATTGCACCATTACGAATATGTCAACTTTTCAACCCCTCTTCCTAtaagaaggggagggggggggggggggtatcagaATACTAGCTCCAGTGTACCAACCCAACCCCTCCTGCCTGACACACAGAATACTAGCTCCAGTGCACCAACCCAACCCCTCCTGCCTGACACACAGAATACTAGCTCCAGTGCACCAACCCAACCCCTCCTGCCTGACACACAGAATACTAGCTGCTCTTGTTACTCTCGTCACTTTAAAGAGCTGCTTGTTCAAGCTGGTGTGCTCACCTCGTTGATAGCCAGCTGCTCCCCTCCTGGCTGCAGGTACCTGGGGTTGGCCTGACAGAGCTCTTCGAAGCTGTAGTCCTCCTCGCTCCCATTGTCATCCACTAGAGCCGAGGACTCGGAGCCTCCATCAGCAGCGACTGCAACGGAAATCAAACAGCAGGTAAAAACTCTGTGAAAAGTGACCACAGCCAACACAAGAACTCAATACCTCTTCCCTGCTGTGTACTTCCATTCGTTACAACTGTCTCAAATGGGCAGCTTGGAGAGCTAGCATGTTTCAGATAGGTTTGCTActctatgtgtttctttcaaaactgcacatttgagacccaaGCTTGGGGTCTGTAACCTCCACACAGAGCGGCACTAATTACACAGCAGGGGAGAAGGCAGGGCTGAGGTGCATTGCTCTTTAGGGGGGAAGCTGGACAACGTCAACTAAGCACTTTAGAACCGCAGTACAAGGGTTATCATGAGCGAATTGCAATGCTTTGGGAGATACAGTACTGGGAGATAGCAGCTGCTCGTTTGTTTACCTCTCTAATGGGGTATCTATCTTGTAGACTAAGCTTCATATTGAATCCCCTCCGGTAGCGACGAGTACAGCCTTACAGCACTTCTACATGCAGCATCCACACCAAAAGTATGGGCATTGCTTAGCAATTCATTCTAAAGTTAATTGTAAATCAGGTACAAGCCCctttaaaaaggcatttatttctttaaatcatGTGCCCTCTAAAGCCTAGATCAAGACAGCTCCCTAAAGAAGCTCACTGACGTGCAAGCGTTCGGTCCAAAGCGTTCGGTCCAAAGCGTTCGGTCCAAAGCGTTCGGTTCACTCAGCTCGCAGTTTTCATAAGCATTTCTTGACATTTAGAGATAAAGAGCGCACAGAGGGATCTGTGATACATCAAGCTCAAAGCTTCTGAGCAACAGGGACCCTTTAAGGCCTTGCTGTTTGATACAACCCACGGTGGAGCTGCCTTGACATTACCTATAAAAAAATGAGTCATCAATGATTCATCAAGACTAACTAGAAAGGGAAGCAGAATGAATTACCACACAGTGTGTCTGTGGCATTTAAAAGGTCATAGGCAGAGATTTTGAAAAAATCACTAACTACCTAAAACAACCGCCAGGCTTGTTCAAGCTGATTCTATCTACATAGAAAAGATAGAACGACGTCAAGCAGAACAAAGCTAGGCGATTAGATTTCTTCAATTAACACACAGCACCACAGTCTTAAACACACGGCACCTGCTTACAGTTTGCTAGCCACGAATCCCTTACAAATACACTGTGTAGCGTGTATACCACCACAGAAGGCAGTGTTTATCTTCTAAAATATGCAGGGGAGGTGTATTTTTAGTACCATGGTACTCAAAGCAGAAGTGGTacgagtcaaaaaaaaaaaaagagaaggggGAGGAGTGGGTTTGTTCTGTTGTCTGTGCCTCAGCGGACTGCCTGGGTTTTAGGTGTCCTTTTCAGGGGGAGGAGTGGGTTTGTTCTGTTGCCTGTGCCTCAGCGGTCTGCCTGGGTTTTAGGTGTCCTTTTCAGGGGGAGGAGTGGGTTTGTTCTGTTGTCTGTGCCTCAGCGGACTGCCTGGGTTTTAGGTGTCCTTTTCAGCCTTGCAGAACACAGCTGTGAAGATCAGCAGACCCTGCGGTTGCTCTTTCAGTGCGAGTTACACAAGCCTGACACACTATCAGCTTTTGAACTCTGCTGCTTGTGACTGTGGGTCAGCTAAACCTCACAGGCAGATTCTAACGAATGAGCTTGAATCGGAAAGTGTTTCAAATCTATGAAGTTAACTATCTGGCCGAGCATCTGACACTGTAGGTATTTTGCTACGCTCCCATGAGCGAGGGTTTGGGAGTCTGCATCCACAGCTTTACAGTTAATAACCTGCTCCAGGATTGCTGCAGTGTTTAAGGAGGACGTAGCAGAGTTCTGAAAAACAGAGCtggacacgtccccacgtgtggCTACAACTgattaaataacgtacctgtcatttttcttttcattgttaacatcctgacaactttttacacttggaACTTTAAAGTCGGTTCCaaagtgtaaggattattgcccacatggTCAAACAGGTACACAGCaacaatgatccatgatgtggtacggaacagaaaagccagagcacttgttttcactgcagtgatttagaggacagatctcaaaccccagtgcattagagtggccattttgaaaagagctttgaaacagacttttaaagttataagtgtagaaAGTTGcctggatgttaacaatgaaaagtaaaCAGTTgtacaacacgtggggacgtgtaacgcgaTGTTTATGGAAACGCTGCTATTTACTGTACTCTTTAAGCAGGACACAGACAAGTGCTTTAATGTGAAATACAGACACAGCACAAGGTAAATGGAcaagctgaagaaaaaaaaaaaaggtttcttaaAAATAAGTATATTGAGCACTTTTAGCTTAATAAAACCACATTTGGAGTCAGAATCCTAATCCTAAAATACGAATCCTAAAATATGAAACCCACAAACCCTATCCacacaattatatttaatatatgccTAAGCCAAAACAACTAAAGTACTTCTGATCATATCTCTCATAAGTGCATGTGTTACGTCAATAATACCGTCCTGTACTTTTGTATAATGACAGCAGAACTCACCCATTTGCAGGCTTTCCAGACTCCAGAAGCGAGTCATTTCCCTCTTTGCTACCATCTCAGACGCTGTACTGTATTGCGATTTCAGCCCCGGAAAAAGAAGACCAACGTTTGCCTTGAAACAACAAGCCCTAAGCCATGGCCTGCTCCCACCTCAGCAGCAGCATACTCAACATGACCAGCGTAATCTGCAGCCTGGGGGATTGGTCAGAGCTCAGAGCTTCACTGTGCAGCATCCCAGACAGAGCCTCGCTGTGCATGCATCCCAGACAGACAGCAGTGTGCTCAGGATCTGACAGCCAGCCCAGCCCACTCACAAGAGCCCAGGCAGCCTCACAGTCATCACGGGGCTCCATTAGGGAGGTCAATTCAAAAACAATACCAATTACACTGCTCTGCCCTGCCTGACTCTGCCTCCCAGGGCACCGGCATGGAGTCGCCATGAAACAGCATTCCATTTCCCTCGCCTAGTAAACTGGGATTTCTGACTTTTACGTTTAATTAGATATCTGCATATTTCACATCATGTGTGCTGCTTATATAATCCAGATGTGTGGGTATGGTGTTTATCATACGCGCAggtatgaagaaaaaataaaaaggacttTCAAAATGTTCAGGCCTACAATGGGCCCAATTCACAATGCTTTAACCGTCTAGCTGcttgttttgattaaataaataaataaatggtgttacaaaaaaataaaaaaacacaacacaaccaaTACAAGATTCATACCATTATAAAACAGACAGAGTCAGCTCCAGTATAAAATGCACAGCAAGCCCCCGAGTTCTGAGTGTCATCACATTCTATTACAATTAAATCAACAGATACAGAGCCATCTCCAGTATAAAGTGTACAGTGAGTCAGGCCCTCATTCCGAGTGTCTCACAAACCCTCCCTGGGGCCCTGAGTACGTGACAGCCCCCCCGCGGAGTTCACACTGCACAGCGTCGGCCAGACCCCTACTACAACGTGCAAGCTGCACTGCAatattcagagagagagagagagagagacagagagagagagagagagagagagagacatggaaGGGACTGTATTCTCTTTCAACGCAGCTCTaactaatacaaaaaatgatGCTTAGAAAATGAGCAGCACATGGAAGCTTGGGCAGTGTGCTAGCATGATGTCTTTCCACTCTCCACGGCTGGATGACTGCAGTCCGTCTTATAGGCTGCGCACTGTATTTCTGAATAAAGAATCCTATTTTACCAATGCAATTGCCCTGATGTATTGCAGGTGCTGTACTTGGCATATGGATAAATGTCCGATTATACAGAAGCTGTCCTAAACGGTGTGCTTCTACACCATAGCTCTACCATCTTTACCCAACGATGTTTCCAGATGTAAACAGCATGTAGGATTCAGCAGTGTTGAAAACAGCTCTAATGCCAAGCTGTATGTGACCTGCATGGACCATCACGCACAGGCCTCACTGCTACAAGCATGGATTGCCACTTTGTCTATCACAGACTTGAAACATGAATTCTGCGTGGGCTGTGTCACTgaaccccgccccccccccccttctccggTCTCTTCTGCTGACCTTTCACCCCTGTCTGGTGACTGTGGATGTGCTTCGGATTGGAGATTCTAATACACTGGACAGTACGTCTGTCTAACAACTGGGCATATAGGCAACACTTACACTTCAAAATGCTTATCTTTAAGTGTCTAGTGGAAATCATATTCTGGGGGGGGAGGGCGGACCACTGTATGCATCCACCACGTTTTTATTATTTCAGCTTTGGTCGACACAGTTTCATCAGGCAGCGACAGCGTAAAATAAAATGGGATTGGTTGGACTTACTGTTCGAGGCTCTCATTTGCCTCCTGCGGCCCACTCGATCCAGCCCAATTGGAGTGCTCTGGGAGAAGGTGAAAGGTCGGAATCTGGCAGAGACCGCTTTGTAAGGTGGCACCTGGTGTGAAGGAACCGGAGGCCGAGGGAGAGGCTGGAAAGAGAGGAAACAAAATGGAAAGAGAGGGTGTGAGAATACCGCGCGAGGGAGAGAACGAGCAGCGTGTGTGAATACTGCGCGAGGGAGAGAACGAGCAGCGGGTGTGAATACCTCGTGAGGGAGAGAACGAGCAGCGGGTGAGAATATTGCACAAGCAGCAGGTGGCCTAGCTCAGCTCACAGGATACATAGACTGCCCTACATCAGATTTACACAGAGGAGGAACAGTTTAAACAGACCGAATGTATTACTTACAATCAATTACTTACAACAAACCTCCAGTCTCCAGTACCCCCCATTCTTGTAAATAACTGGGAGGGGCTGTGGCCTGAAGGAACACCCTTTTCtataccctgttctaaaaatcgAAGTGTGATGCAAGCAGATCAGCAATGTTTCCATTATACCACTGTATATTCTATTTCACTATTTACAGGTTTTTAGCTATTTTTACAGATCTAATTAGCTACAATAAAACGATTCAGTTAATACAAAGGAAGAGTCAAGTCAGCACTTTGCTTTATTCCACTTGGTACTCTGTAATTAAAAtctttgaagaaaaacaaaatctacagCCCACGTAATGCACTTAACAGGAAAAGCTCCTTATAGAAATGCAAAGAttagttcttttcaactttttgAAAATAAGCAGTTAGCTATTGTATAAAAGACCCGCTCTTACCCTTTATTTTCTCCGCCCCAAAAGGACCTTTTCTTTAAGGTGTTAGCAAGAGCCAATAGATGTGCGCAAGCAGCGAAACATTAATGCATTCTAGTGCTACATACTAGGCTCTATATGAAGAGCGTGCCTCAGAATGCACGAAGAGGCTCAGCCAATGCATGGCCGACACAAACCTGCTAGGTTACACCCTGGCTGGCGTTAACCACCACCCATTTCCACTGAAGACCTCAACATGAAACAAGTCTAAGACACTGTTTTACAACTGGGCACAAgcagctttttaaataaaatgttatcacTGCAGCAAAAGAAAACGTGGGTGAGTTCAAATGAAAGACAGAAGAAGATCAGGCATTCGATTTGATTAGTAACGAAAAGTTAAAGGTAGTCCCTTTCCATGCCAAAAGGAGGAAGGAACAAGATGAGAGACGTTGAAGCGCAGATTATAAAAAACCAGAAGCAGCAGCTCAAGCATGCTGACCGAGTGCAAGGCAGGCGAGTGCTCTGAAAGGGTCTCCGAGAAGCCTTACTTGTGCGAGGAGGAGGTCCTCGATCTCCTCTGCCTCGGGGCTGGGGTAGAAGCTGACTCCGATGACGGAGGTGGGTCTGTGTTTTCTGCTCCTGTGCTGGCCCCCGGCGGTGGTTGCCCGGTGGTGGTGGGACGGGGCAGtttgctcctctccctctgtgcACTCCATGTCTTGGGACTCCACCGCTACACTGTGCTCCGGGATGGAGAACTTCCTGTTGGCCAGCTGGCCATAGTCCGACAGAGGCCGCTGCCGGCTCCTGCCTTTGCCTGCGCTCCCTCTTCGGGGGGCCAGCTTGTGCGAGTCCGGTTTCTCTTCCTCGGGGGCCTGAGACCCTCTCCACTGCTCCTCCGTGCAAACCTTGGGTAAACGTGAAGAGGCTGCATGAGCTCTACAGGGTTTGGATTAGGAGACATCACCCAGCAGCAGCACAGGGTTACAGGGTTGTCATCGTCTTTGCTGATTGAATAATACTACAATGCAGCTTCGCTGTCTCGAGTGAGCGGTTCATTACCTCTTCCCCTCCAAAACACAGAAGAGAAATGAATAATGGCAActttcatttaaaatgcattggagTTATATGAATTAAACGTTTACATAGTTAACccttaaataaacattatttaaaaccaCAAGCagggtctttttaaaaatgtatctatCACTGCTAAATGAAACGGAACATTTGCAGTATCCTGGTATTTAAGGCAGTCTGGGTGTTGTGACGGAGACACAGCGCTCTGCATTCACATGTCAGCTGTTTACTTAACGTATGAAATCCTTTTACAACAATGGAAATATTCTGCCCACCATCCTTTAACTGTACAGCTGTTATAGTTGTACTGACTTTAACCCTAAACACTGAAAGTCTGCTCAAGCACTTTccaaacacagattttttttttttttttttttactgttgaagTAAGGGgtgctttttaaaacaaacaagcaaataacgAAACAGGATAATTCATATTCATTTACTGAGTAATAACGAAATAGGACAATTCATATATTACTTTACTGAGTAATAACGAAACAGGATAATTCATATTCATTTACTGAgtaataactaaataacataattaatatatTCATTTACTGTGTAATAACTAAACAGGACAATTCATATATCCATTTACTGAGTAATAACTAACATAATTAATATATTCATTTACTGTGTAATAACTAAAGAGGATAATTCATATATTCATTTACTGAGTTACCTACCTGCATAAAAAATCATctactttaaaaaaacaccttaaagggtacatgaggacctttttattttattgtgtcacatgttcccatgtgttgctacaactgtttacgtaaggtgtgtgtattgttttaattcattttattttttttacattttgaccacttttttaaacttttaaattgcattccctgcctcaagatggcttcgcatgtacccgcatggacctcttagaactacatttcccatgctcctgctcacatatgtaactgagatggatttaccagcaggagggtgatgggaaatgattaacacaaaataatgaacacaaTTAACACAATAACAACACCTTACCTAAACAGTTACAGCAACacgtgggaacatgtaacacaataaaataaaaaggtccttatgtaccctttaaaaagGTCTAAATCTGTGAACCGTGAGCTCAAGAAAAGCTTGCTGGTAAATTACTGCCCTGTGAATCGAAGAGTGCTTTCAGCTTACCTCAAGATCAGTCACAGGAAAAGGTTTCCCacatacacactgaaacaccacacAGCACTTGCCCACCATGgttacttattatttttaataagatCCTTTTTGACAAGACTTATTTGACATCTAGCTGACTGGGTGTCCAGAGCACTCCACTGACACCACCGCTGTGAATTGTACTTTGTGACCGCTGTGTTGAAAAGTACATACTGTACCGTCATTCCCAGGAGCCACGGGCTACAGTAGAGCAAACATGAAAATAATAAAGATAAACAAAGCTGCTAACTTCACCGCACACAGCAGCACCGCAGCCTTCTTCCAGTTACACAACTCGCTAGACTCTGCAGCTTGAACTTATCAAGGACAACGCATTGCGCTAATCTATCTGCACTCTGCTGAAGCAGCAGGGAGAACTTTATTACAGTAATCATTTCTTTACAGTGGGTTACTCAGCATTAGGGATGCACATTCGTTCACAGTATAACTGTTAAACAAACATCAAGCCCTGATGTCTGTGTTAGACGACAAGTGCAATCCCTGCCTTTCACTTCCATTGAGAACCCAAACCCTGTTATCCTGTGATCGTACGATTCAGTGCAGTGTGGCTAAACACACGTCATAAAGGGTTCATAGGGACACTGTCACCGAGCAGAATGACTGACTCACTTGAACTTGTACAGGAGCTGTTATAATTACAGTTTACacttgccagttttttttttatcataggcTTACTGTTATCAGCGATTCCACTCACATATATCTGCACTTTGAACAGGTCACTTTACTCCAAGCTTTAAAAGGGTAATTGATGTATGTAAAAGGCAGGGTCAAGGCTAAAGCAAATGGGCTGAACCTAAACAAATGGGATACAGTTAAGTCAAGGAAAAGGGATCAAGTTTTGCTTACAAACTACAGTGGCATAAATGGaagattaaaaaaatgcatttgttttcataCACACAAAAGACTCAGACAGTGGATCCTATACTGTATCTACAGCTCAGCATTTCCTTTTCCAGCATCATCGAGATGTTGGGCACACGAAGGTCCTTTCCTCGGAAAGCAAACAGAATTGTCGAATCACAAGTAAGGATGAACAAAAAGCTAATTCTTTGCAGGTATTGTGGTATTGAGGCTGT
Encoded proteins:
- the LOC117407289 gene encoding spermatogenesis-associated protein 13-like isoform X5 → MVAKREMTRFWSLESLQMVAADGGSESSALVDDNGSEEDYSFEELCQANPRYLQPGGEQLAINELIGDGSTVYAEALWDHVTMDDQELTFKAGDVIRVLDASNKDWWWGMIEDTEAWFPASFVRLRVNQEDCVAGSVESTQDEEQDPSSSKPRHKSSENKDQMRTNVIKEIMNTERVYIKHLRDICEGYIRQCKKHTGMFTEAQLGTIFGNIEEIYKFQRKFLKDLEKQYNKEEAHLSEIGSCFLQHQEGFAIYSEYCNNHPSACAELSRLMKHSRYRHFFEACRLLQQMIDIAIDGFLLTPVQKICKYPLQLAELLKYTTAEHSDYENIMAAYEAMKNVACLINERKRRLESIDKIAHWQVSIVGWEGDDVLGRSSELIHSGELIRTSKQGKTQQRTFFLFDHQLIYCKKDILRRDMLYYKGRVDMDQMEAVDAEDGKDKDFNINVKNAFKLRSRATEEVSLFCARKPEEKQRWLQACRDERKRVQEDEEMGMEISETRKKQAIVNARQSRRGKMKGMSYSGCPVPPPHQSLHPLHQRHVTVPTSLPQQQVFSLAEPKRKHGPFWQTITKLTPFKK